A genomic region of Erythrobacter sp. SCSIO 43205 contains the following coding sequences:
- a CDS encoding glycosyltransferase: protein MVDEYMRLRREAFRLKNLVEKTPSLRNNFQAFMDQDDGDFQYNAPSGRFKSEIVAATIMDEFSNENWSPEFCNIALSFRNWRTEIDFFQPDFLFVESAWNGNFSEWSFALEAPRSHSSARELDRLIKFCKQRSIPCIFWNKEDPLHFEKFLSAASLFDLVFTTDQQSVPRYREQLGHNRVFTLPFAAQPSLCNPVRKTEARDHRPFFAGSYYVSNHGTRTEQMNMLFDAMLEKSGVIYDRNFNSDSSDVRMPDKYRPICEPPVPFDEMVEVYRRHILALNVNSVTDSTTMMSRRVFEILACSTPVVSTPSRAIDCMLGDVVTTVYTFDQAATALDLYIGNESDADLCGHKGYRCVHRNHTYRHRLEDITTALDQSMEGSCFSNRLTRRPQEFEVSVFLASNRPSQAMATLKTIDEQTHKMLDLFLMAGPNFSRADIEEVQRVFPDIRVLSVTKDGLERQTIGDLSTHADGDCVLVVRDCDRFGAEMLADILLPLRYTTADIIGKASYFCYNRSDGTTWHRNPSQAHQYVDALEGGPLLLTAKAMRLLKDLPYASSNWQALFAEAKRQGLKVYSSDQYNFTEESYQIPHGRRLLSGSKVDELVNV from the coding sequence ATGGTCGATGAATACATGCGCTTGCGCCGGGAGGCCTTTCGTCTGAAAAATTTGGTCGAGAAAACGCCTTCACTGAGAAATAACTTCCAGGCATTCATGGATCAAGACGATGGTGACTTCCAATACAATGCACCAAGTGGGCGCTTTAAAAGTGAGATAGTGGCTGCGACAATCATGGACGAGTTCTCAAACGAGAATTGGTCTCCTGAGTTTTGCAATATTGCCTTATCCTTTAGAAATTGGCGAACAGAAATTGACTTCTTTCAACCGGACTTTCTTTTTGTTGAGAGTGCTTGGAATGGCAACTTTTCAGAATGGTCGTTTGCACTTGAAGCACCGCGTTCTCATTCAAGCGCTCGGGAGCTGGATCGCTTAATCAAATTTTGCAAGCAGCGCAGCATTCCGTGCATATTTTGGAACAAGGAGGATCCTCTCCACTTTGAGAAGTTCCTGTCTGCCGCGAGCCTGTTCGATCTCGTCTTTACGACTGACCAACAGTCCGTGCCGCGCTATAGAGAGCAGCTCGGCCACAATCGGGTATTTACTCTTCCATTCGCGGCTCAGCCCTCCTTGTGCAATCCTGTGCGAAAAACTGAGGCCCGGGATCATCGGCCCTTTTTTGCCGGCTCGTACTATGTTTCTAATCACGGAACACGGACAGAACAGATGAATATGCTGTTTGATGCGATGCTTGAAAAATCCGGTGTGATTTATGATCGGAACTTTAATTCCGATAGCTCTGACGTGCGAATGCCGGACAAATATCGTCCCATTTGCGAGCCGCCCGTTCCCTTCGACGAGATGGTTGAGGTCTATAGGCGACACATCCTGGCGCTGAACGTGAACTCGGTTACTGACTCTACAACTATGATGTCGCGCCGTGTTTTCGAGATCCTTGCGTGTTCGACCCCTGTTGTTTCAACTCCGTCGCGCGCGATCGACTGCATGTTGGGTGATGTGGTCACGACGGTGTATACGTTTGACCAAGCTGCAACAGCGCTCGATCTGTACATAGGTAATGAGAGTGATGCGGACCTCTGCGGCCATAAAGGATATCGATGCGTTCATCGTAATCACACTTATCGCCACCGATTAGAAGATATCACAACGGCGCTTGATCAATCGATGGAAGGGAGTTGTTTTTCTAACAGACTAACACGCCGACCACAAGAATTTGAGGTTTCGGTATTTCTCGCATCAAATAGACCCTCGCAAGCCATGGCAACCTTGAAGACAATCGATGAACAAACTCACAAGATGTTGGATTTGTTTCTTATGGCAGGGCCAAATTTTTCGCGAGCAGACATTGAGGAAGTACAGAGAGTTTTTCCGGATATTCGCGTATTGTCAGTGACAAAAGATGGCCTTGAACGTCAAACTATTGGTGACCTTTCGACTCATGCCGACGGTGATTGTGTTCTAGTTGTAAGGGATTGTGACAGGTTTGGTGCCGAGATGCTCGCGGATATTTTGCTGCCTTTGAGATACACGACTGCTGATATCATCGGCAAGGCCTCTTACTTTTGTTACAACCGCAGTGACGGTACCACATGGCATCGCAATCCCAGCCAGGCGCATCAGTATGTTGATGCACTAGAAGGAGGCCCGCTGCTGCTGACGGCTAAAGCGATGCGTCTTTTAAAAGATTTGCCTTATGCGAGCTCAAATTGGCAGGCGCTATTTGCGGAAGCGAAGAGACAAGGGCTGAAAGTGTACTCCTCCGATCAATACAATTTCACTGAAGAATCTTACCAGATCCCACATGGAAGAAGGCTATTGAGTGGCTCCAAGGTGGACGAACTGGTAAATGTTTAA
- a CDS encoding bifunctional 2-polyprenyl-6-hydroxyphenol methylase/3-demethylubiquinol 3-O-methyltransferase UbiG, with the protein MTAQLGTIIPHSIPEDHCRQATALSMLQEAADKYKLNEMSSGKILDLGCGSGNSYESLKRTLPVFSYFGVDIEASPEVASRERDDLSFDTFDGVNLPYDEDSMDVIFCCQVLEHVRHPEELLQNIKRVLRPSGIFVGSVSFLEPYHSFSIFNWSPYGVVTLFEDNGLKDVTLRPGIDGIALTWRNIFGHKAFRGSFNSDSIFNYFLEKLEENGRRTPQQINAQKLAVAGHICFYATA; encoded by the coding sequence ATGACCGCTCAACTCGGAACAATTATTCCCCATTCAATTCCGGAAGATCATTGTAGGCAAGCCACAGCTCTTTCTATGCTTCAAGAGGCGGCAGACAAATACAAACTGAACGAGATGTCGAGCGGCAAGATATTGGATTTGGGATGCGGTTCTGGCAACAGTTATGAATCCCTCAAACGGACATTGCCTGTTTTCTCCTATTTCGGGGTAGACATTGAGGCCTCGCCCGAGGTGGCCAGTCGTGAGCGTGATGATTTGTCATTCGACACCTTTGATGGGGTAAACCTGCCATACGACGAAGATTCAATGGACGTAATTTTTTGTTGCCAGGTCTTGGAACACGTGCGGCACCCAGAGGAACTTTTACAGAACATCAAGAGGGTCTTGCGCCCAAGTGGTATTTTTGTCGGATCAGTTTCTTTTCTTGAGCCATATCATAGTTTCAGCATATTCAATTGGAGTCCATATGGCGTTGTCACGCTTTTTGAGGATAATGGTTTGAAGGACGTAACACTGAGACCTGGTATTGATGGCATAGCACTAACTTGGCGCAATATCTTTGGACATAAGGCTTTTCGTGGCAGCTTTAACAGTGACAGCATCTTCAACTATTTCCTCGAGAAACTAGAAGAAAACGGGCGAAGGACACCTCAACAGATAAACGCTCAAAAGTTGGCAGTCGCAGGTCACATCTGTTTTTATGCGACTGCCTAA